Genomic segment of Bacteroides stercoris ATCC 43183:
TGATGTCCAATACAATGACATTCATGCCCAGGTTCAGAGCGGCTTTTTGAGTGCTGAGGCGGGTACGCAGACTTGAGTTGAAGAATATCATCATCAGTGTCTTATTACGTCCCAGCTCTACATATTTGAAACGGTCTTTTTTGATTTCGAATGCTTCGTCCAGTGCAGTTTTCAGATTGCCGATATCCTGCACACAAGTAAAGTTCTTCATATTTTTTTTAGCGATTAGTGATTAGCGATTAAGCGTTAATTTACTTTCTTATCTGTCCTTCTCCTTCAATAATCCACTTGTACGTGGTGATTTCCTCTAAAGCCATAGGACCGCGGGCATGCAGCTTCTGTGTGCTGATGCCGATTTCCGCACCCAGTCCGAACTGTGCGCCGTCTGTAAAGGAAGTCGGGGCGTTGACGTAGACGCAGGCGGCATCTACTTCGCGGCAGAACCAGTCGGCATGTCCTTTGTCTTCGGTTACGATACATTCGCTGTGTTTGGAACCATACTGCTGTATGTGTGCTATGGCACTGTCCATGCCTTCAACGACTTTTACAGCCAGTTTGTAGTCCAGAAATTCCGTACCGAAATCCTCTTCCGTGGCTTCTTTCAGCAGTTCCGCCGGATAGTGGCCTTGCAAAGAGGCGTATGCAAGTGTATCTGCGTAGATAATCACATTGCTTTCCTGCAGCGGTGCACAGAGGGCGGGCAGGTCTTTCATGCGGTCGCCGTCTACGAGCAGGCAGTCCAAAGCATTGCATACGCTGACGCGGCGCGTCTTGGCGTTGTTGACGATGGCGGCTCCTTTCTTTACATCTCCGTAACGGTCGAAGAAGGTGTGGCATATGCCTGCACCGGTTTCTATCACCGGGATGGTGGCATTCTGACGGACAAAGTTAATGAGGTTGCTGCTGCCGCGCGGGATAATCAAATCGACATAACCGTTGGCATGCAGTAATGCTGCGGTGGCTTCACGGTCGGAAGGAAGCAGCTCCACAACGTGCAGGTCTACTTCAAACTGTTTCAGTACGTCGTGTATCACGCTGATAATGGCGCGGTTGGAAGCGTCTGCATCACTTCCGCCTTTTAGTATGCAGGCATTGCCGCTCTTTAGGCAGAGCGAGAATACATCGAAACTGACGTTGGGGCGTGCTTCGTAGATGATGCCGATTACTCCGAAAGGAACGCTTACACGTTTTATCTTCAGTCCGTTGGGCATTACTGCCTGCTTTTGTACGCGCCCTACCGGTGAGGGTAGCTTGGCTACCTTGCGGATATCGTCTGCAATTCCCTTCAGGCGGTCTGCCGTCAGCTTCAAGCGGTCGTACTTCGGATTAGAGATGTCCATGCGGTCCAGGTCTTTCCGGTTCTCGGCAAGGATAAAGTCTTTCCGGTTCTCGGCTGCATCTGCAACGGCCAGTAATATCTGGTTAATCTTTTCGTCGTTCAGCGCCAAAAGCTTGCGACTGGCATACTGTACGGCGGAAAAGGTCTTGTTTAAATCCATTTTCAGTGATTTATTAATTGATACTTCTGCAAATGTAGTGATTATAATCGGTATTAACCGGACTTATTCTATATAAAGATAGTCATAGTGCACTACAGGTTTCTTGCCGTGCTTTCCCATAGCCTCGCGAGCCTGCTCCGAACTGCAATTGGCTTTGCCTACGCCTATCGGATTTCCTTCAAAGTCTATGATGCGCACAATGTCGTCCTTCTCGAACTCACCCCGCACATCGGTAATGCCTATGGGAAGGATGCTGACTGCCTTGTCGGATGCAAGTACTTTTGTAGCGCAATCGTCGATGTGCAGTTCGCCTTTGGCAAACCCTTCACTGTGGGCTATCCACTTCTTTACGCTGGATACAGGCTGGGGAGCGGGAATGAAGCGGGTGTAAGTTAGTTGAGAATCGAGAGCAGAGGATTGAACATCGGGGAATAGGGAGGGGAGTTCCTGATGCAGCAGGTCTACAAGGATATTGTCGCGCTTGCCATTGGCGATGATAACGGTAATTCCCTCATCGGCCACTTTACGGGCAATATTGGTTTTGGTGAGCATGCCTCCGCGTCCGAAACTGGATTTGGAAGTCTGTATGTAAGAGGATAGGTCTTTGCCGTGCTCTATCTTACGGATGACTTCCGATGCAGGGTCGGCAGGCGAGCCGTTGTAGATGCCGTCGATATTGCTGAGGATAATCAGGACTTGCGCATCCATCATGGAAGCTATCAGTCCGGAGAGCTCGTCATTATCGGTGAACATCAGTTCGCTGACGGAAATGGTATCGTTCTCGTTGACAATGGGAATTACTCCGTTTTCCAGCATTACGGTCATGCAGTTTTTCTGGTTGAGATAGTGGCGGCGGGTAGCGAAGTTCTCTTTCATGGTGAGCACCTGCCCCACAGGGATGCCGTGTTCACGGAATAGTTCGTAATAACGGTTGATGAGTTTGGCTTGCCCCACGGCAGAGAACAGTTGGCGCTGGTCTACGCTATCCAGCTTTTTGGCGGGGTGTATCTCGCTTCGTCCCGAAGCAACGGCTCCGGAAGAAACGAGAATGATTTCCACGCCTGCTTTATGCAGCTCCGCCACTTGGTCTACAAGGGCGGACATGCGGGTTACGTCCAATGTGCCGTCACGGCGTGTCAATACATTACTGCCTATTTTGACAGCAATTCTCGTTAGTTGTTGTTCCATATTTGTGTGTTTCCCGATGCGGGAAGATTTAATCTCCGTCTTCTTTCTTTTCGTATGAGCGAACCACTTCCATGGCTGCTTCATAATTCGCTTCATTGACGAGTACTGCTACATCGACTGCTGTCTCGGGCAGGACAATGTTTACTATCATCCCGTCTTTCAAGGTTGATTCGATGCCATTGTTTTCCAGCAAACTTTTTACAAGTTCGGCTTCCCAAAGCGATCCGTTGAATACTTCGACGAGCTTGCTTTTATCTTCTTCTTTCATAGCGGTATGAATTTAGAGTTCTTGTCCTACAAATATAACAAGTTTTTTCGATTTAATGTTTAATACCGGACAATTTATGCCTATAGCTCGATGCGCTGCACCGTTACCGCTTCATTCAGGAAGATAGAGGCGGATTCGGTGAATTTGTCTTCCGCTTCGGTGGTATAGTAACTGCATTTGCCGTTCTGGGTACATTGGGCGTCTATTTCGGGATGGCGGTGGAGATAGTCTTTCAAACTGTCGGCCACTAATTTGCCTTGTGATACTATCGTGATACTCTCCGGCATATATTTCCGGATTTTGGGTAGCAGTATCGGATAGTGCGTACAACCCAAGATGGCGGTGTCTATTTCCCGGTCTTTGGCAAGGAGTTCATTTATGTATTTGCGGACGAAGTAATCCGTTCCGTCGCCTTGTGCTTCATTGTTCTCTACAAGTGACACCCATAGCGGACAGGCTTCTCCGCTGACTTTGATGTCGGGGAACAGTTTATGTATCTCCAACGGATAGGATTCGGACTTGATGGTTCCGCCTGTAGCAAGGACTCCGACGTGGCGGCTGCGGGTTATATTGCCGATGCATTCCACGGTAGGGCGGATAACGCCTAATACACGGCGTGCCGGGTCAAGGTGCGGCAGGTCGTTTATCTGTATGCTGCGCAGAGCTTTGGCGGATGCTGTATTGCAGGCAAGGATTACAAGGTGGCAACCCATCTCGAACAGTTTGGTAACTGCCTGCAATGTAAACTCGTAGACGACTTCAAAAGAACGCGTTCCGTAAGGGGCACGGGCATTATCGCCCAAATAGATATAGTCGTATTCCGGTAAGGCTTCCCGTATTTTACTTAAAATAGTAAGCCCGCCGTATCCAGAATCGAATACACCGATAGGGCCGGGAGTGGAAGGTAGTTTTTGTTTCATACAATCTTTCTGACGCTAAGAGTATAGTGTGCAGCAAAGATAGTGTAAATTGTGAGGATAGGGCACGGATTATACGGGATTTTACGAACAGAAGAATTGATTTTGTAAGTCATTCAGTATAATTCGTGCCCTTAGGATATTTATTTAATCTTTTCGTAGATGTAGAGTTCGTGAATTTCTCCCTTATAGCCTTCTTCGGTGAATGGACCTTGAGACATACCCAAAATAATTTGAGTGCCGCGGTTGTTCAATACAACGAGGTCGTCGTTCACAGGGTCAATGGAGAGACCTTCTATTTCACCGGCACGACGGAAGTCGCTCATTTCCCGGAACAGTTCAACCTTTCCGGCTTTAGCACCGGCTGCAATACTACCCTTGCGTGTCACTACTTTTCCGCTTTTGTCCAGTTTTACGCTGAAAGGAGTGTCTCGTACAGGTTCTACTCCTTCTTTCAGTCCAGTATAGGGTACTTCGGTGATGTCAGCGATATAAATATTATCGGGTATCTGATAAAGTGATTCACCGTCATCTGATGTGAAAAGCATTTTACCGTCGGCAATGAAGATGCCCTGACACCAATAAGGAGTGGGACGACATTGCATTTTGGTGTAGTACTTGCCGGTTTCAAGGCTGTAGCAATATACATAGCGGCTGTCTACCCAGTCGGACATCCATACCATGTTCTTGTCACGGTCTACTGCCAGACCGGAAACTTCTACCTGACCTGATTCAGGACACCAAGGTAGGTCTCTTTTCCATTTCAATGTTTCAGCATCGTATACCGATACTGCAATATTGTAGCCGCGGCCATATTCGAATTTTTCTACACCGCAGTAGATTTCACCATTATAGACGTCAATATCACCGAAGTGATTGGCTATTTCCGGGTGCTGAAACGGCTGGT
This window contains:
- a CDS encoding YncE family protein — its product is MKKLFVLLALVMGAMSVNAQHLGSEYRLKKVIPVAGRQGIAVDKDYYYVSDTKVLYKYDKEGNMLMKNDQPFQHPEIANHFGDIDVYNGEIYCGVEKFEYGRGYNIAVSVYDAETLKWKRDLPWCPESGQVEVSGLAVDRDKNMVWMSDWVDSRYVYCYSLETGKYYTKMQCRPTPYWCQGIFIADGKMLFTSDDGESLYQIPDNIYIADITEVPYTGLKEGVEPVRDTPFSVKLDKSGKVVTRKGSIAAGAKAGKVELFREMSDFRRAGEIEGLSIDPVNDDLVVLNNRGTQIILGMSQGPFTEEGYKGEIHELYIYEKIK
- a CDS encoding glutamate-5-semialdehyde dehydrogenase, yielding MDLNKTFSAVQYASRKLLALNDEKINQILLAVADAAENRKDFILAENRKDLDRMDISNPKYDRLKLTADRLKGIADDIRKVAKLPSPVGRVQKQAVMPNGLKIKRVSVPFGVIGIIYEARPNVSFDVFSLCLKSGNACILKGGSDADASNRAIISVIHDVLKQFEVDLHVVELLPSDREATAALLHANGYVDLIIPRGSSNLINFVRQNATIPVIETGAGICHTFFDRYGDVKKGAAIVNNAKTRRVSVCNALDCLLVDGDRMKDLPALCAPLQESNVIIYADTLAYASLQGHYPAELLKEATEEDFGTEFLDYKLAVKVVEGMDSAIAHIQQYGSKHSECIVTEDKGHADWFCREVDAACVYVNAPTSFTDGAQFGLGAEIGISTQKLHARGPMALEEITTYKWIIEGEGQIRK
- the murI gene encoding glutamate racemase, translated to MKQKLPSTPGPIGVFDSGYGGLTILSKIREALPEYDYIYLGDNARAPYGTRSFEVVYEFTLQAVTKLFEMGCHLVILACNTASAKALRSIQINDLPHLDPARRVLGVIRPTVECIGNITRSRHVGVLATGGTIKSESYPLEIHKLFPDIKVSGEACPLWVSLVENNEAQGDGTDYFVRKYINELLAKDREIDTAILGCTHYPILLPKIRKYMPESITIVSQGKLVADSLKDYLHRHPEIDAQCTQNGKCSYYTTEAEDKFTESASIFLNEAVTVQRIEL
- a CDS encoding DUF2007-related protein encodes the protein MKEEDKSKLVEVFNGSLWEAELVKSLLENNGIESTLKDGMIVNIVLPETAVDVAVLVNEANYEAAMEVVRSYEKKEDGD
- the proB gene encoding glutamate 5-kinase, which codes for MEQQLTRIAVKIGSNVLTRRDGTLDVTRMSALVDQVAELHKAGVEIILVSSGAVASGRSEIHPAKKLDSVDQRQLFSAVGQAKLINRYYELFREHGIPVGQVLTMKENFATRRHYLNQKNCMTVMLENGVIPIVNENDTISVSELMFTDNDELSGLIASMMDAQVLIILSNIDGIYNGSPADPASEVIRKIEHGKDLSSYIQTSKSSFGRGGMLTKTNIARKVADEGITVIIANGKRDNILVDLLHQELPSLFPDVQSSALDSQLTYTRFIPAPQPVSSVKKWIAHSEGFAKGELHIDDCATKVLASDKAVSILPIGITDVRGEFEKDDIVRIIDFEGNPIGVGKANCSSEQAREAMGKHGKKPVVHYDYLYIE